A genome region from Nitrospirota bacterium includes the following:
- a CDS encoding glycosyltransferase family 2 protein has protein sequence MAKVSVVIPVCNGERYLGEALDSVFAQTFRDYEVICVDDGSMDGSVAIIKGYDERVTLIQQPNAGQGAARNTGVRQGVSAYVAFLDQDDRWYPHKLQQQVVALESDPGAVLAYCNSDRMDYEGRLLQVGATLAENETALESPLGRLTGEGLILPSAMMVRRDTFERVGGFDLMLRGFEDFDLSARLKQQGRFIFLEDSGMCYRVHAEGFCRAGGLHVIQSRARFLDRMRVHYAGDRTKESLINAMQAECYSDWGLQELKAGSRANGRRMLVRSLRCNPLKFRTYTRLFRSLLLLGR, from the coding sequence ATGGCAAAAGTTAGCGTTGTAATTCCGGTGTGCAATGGTGAGCGGTATCTGGGGGAAGCGCTGGATAGCGTGTTTGCTCAGACTTTCCGTGACTATGAAGTCATCTGTGTGGACGACGGCTCAATGGATGGGTCGGTGGCGATTATCAAGGGCTATGACGAGCGAGTAACGCTGATCCAGCAACCGAATGCAGGACAAGGCGCAGCGCGCAATACAGGTGTGCGGCAAGGGGTGAGTGCCTACGTGGCGTTTCTTGATCAGGATGACCGCTGGTATCCGCATAAGCTGCAGCAACAAGTTGTGGCGTTAGAGTCCGATCCTGGCGCGGTGCTCGCGTATTGCAATTCGGATCGAATGGACTACGAAGGACGACTGTTGCAGGTGGGGGCGACGTTGGCTGAAAACGAGACCGCATTGGAGTCACCACTTGGACGCCTAACCGGAGAAGGGTTGATTCTCCCATCGGCGATGATGGTACGCCGGGACACGTTTGAACGCGTCGGAGGGTTTGACCTCATGCTCCGGGGCTTCGAGGATTTTGATCTCAGCGCGAGGCTCAAACAACAGGGTCGATTTATCTTCCTCGAAGATTCGGGCATGTGTTACCGGGTCCATGCGGAAGGGTTTTGTCGGGCCGGAGGGCTCCACGTCATTCAAAGCCGCGCGCGCTTCCTCGATCGGATGCGGGTGCATTATGCCGGTGATCGGACCAAAGAATCGCTTATCAACGCGATGCAGGCGGAGTGTTATTCGGATTGGGGGCTACAAGAACTGAAAGCTGGGAGCCGTGCCAATGGACGACGCATGTTGGTTCGATCGTTGCGATGCAATCCGCTCAAATTTCGAACCTACACTCGTTTATTTCGTTCGTTATTACTGCTAGGGCGGTAA
- a CDS encoding glycosyltransferase family 2 protein — translation MQSAQISNLHSFISFVITARAVRLKNVDHSVAVSIVIPLYNADEVIADTIRSALAQTWVDREILVIDDGSTDGSAEIVKTFGDQVRYFHFDNAGVAKSRNRGIALSRGQYIALLDHDDLWNPTKLEKQVRVLETRPEVGLVFTGIVHLERDGRPRQKFPTGPPSRFYQLFVKGFGPTPSAAMLRRSVIEKAGGFDERFGSAGLDDHEFWPRIAQQCEIVLIDEPLTYHRHREVKPPEVELSHRFLLNEALMEQFGHDRVKRRYLLEERVASLADLGKWRLMQGDQAGGRAYLRESLGLCLRESCNMKIAWRSLNRLVRSYL, via the coding sequence ATGCAATCCGCTCAAATTTCGAACCTACACTCGTTTATTTCGTTCGTTATTACTGCTAGGGCGGTAAGGCTGAAAAACGTGGATCATTCAGTCGCGGTCAGTATCGTCATTCCCTTGTACAACGCGGACGAAGTTATCGCCGATACGATTCGTAGCGCGTTGGCTCAAACCTGGGTGGATCGTGAAATCCTGGTCATCGACGATGGATCGACGGATGGCTCGGCCGAAATCGTCAAGACGTTTGGCGACCAGGTTCGCTATTTTCACTTCGACAATGCCGGCGTGGCGAAGTCACGAAACCGCGGAATCGCCCTGTCGCGGGGGCAATACATCGCGCTCTTGGACCATGACGACCTGTGGAATCCGACCAAGCTGGAAAAGCAAGTGAGGGTGCTAGAGACCAGGCCGGAAGTGGGGCTGGTCTTTACCGGCATCGTACATCTTGAGAGGGACGGCCGGCCCAGGCAGAAGTTCCCCACGGGACCGCCCAGCCGCTTTTATCAATTGTTCGTGAAGGGCTTTGGCCCGACGCCGTCCGCGGCCATGCTTCGTCGATCAGTCATTGAAAAGGCAGGAGGGTTTGACGAGCGTTTTGGCTCGGCCGGATTGGACGATCATGAATTCTGGCCGAGGATTGCCCAGCAGTGTGAGATCGTGCTGATCGATGAGCCGTTGACCTATCATCGTCATCGGGAGGTTAAACCGCCGGAAGTCGAACTGAGCCATCGTTTTCTGTTGAACGAGGCGTTGATGGAACAATTCGGCCATGATCGGGTCAAACGCCGATACTTGCTCGAAGAGCGTGTGGCTTCTCTGGCGGACTTAGGAAAGTGGCGACTAATGCAAGGGGATCAGGCGGGGGGGCGAGCGTATCTTAGAGAGTCATTGGGGTTGTGTCTGCGGGAATCCTGCAATATGAAGATCGCGTGGCGCTCGCTCAATCGGTTGGTTCGCTCGTATTTGTAA